From a region of the Candidatus Poribacteria bacterium genome:
- a CDS encoding leucine-rich repeat domain-containing protein gives MELIKKQSVFVYTLTFCATLFFVFPLTTVAQTVNIPDANLRAAIATALGKAQGDTITVEEMATLRDLEAHNAGIRNLTGLAFATNLEEIRCNNNLISDLSPLTGLINLRVIELRDNVISDLSPLAGLINLEWLIFTRNSISDLSPIEELINLFGLAVEDNLISNLSPISGLVKLERIWLHENPPIDLSPLAGLISLRTINSWGTPIISDLSPLAKLPKLQVIDICGGEISDLSPLASATGLKELSFAGNEIWDLSPLVNLTGLTRLNLENNEIEDVSPLAGLTNLTSLNLENNEILDFSPLDALPKNIHIIRHNNPGFTPAAPKIEGPWLWVIAPTDGMSGSDAAASGRDFLAEVSGGEVTELVIATGGAVVGEPVGNKVWTVGELSRRGGNNINDMVNATALGLGDINHHVAYGSITVESLSQQRTRMFVGSGDAVKVWLNGVLVHNEPVDRDADDYQESFPVTLERGTNILLVAVYEGEGWWSGFFGFDTGAEFTVYLPGPSFVLDTPRVADINEDGKVTILDLILVARDFGNSKLANPRTDVNGDGKVNISDLTLVAQSMDADAGNAGPSAVAMNGAISPVIIQAWIGQAQIESDGSLAFQKGIANLRRLLETLIPKQTALLANYPNPFNPEIWIPYQLAAPTKVTLQIFTVNGGLVRTLDLGHQPAGVYQHRSRAAYWDGRNQLGEPVASGVYFYTLTAGDFTATRKMLIAK, from the coding sequence ATGGAACTGATTAAGAAACAATCCGTTTTTGTTTACACACTCACCTTCTGTGCGACACTGTTCTTTGTGTTTCCACTGACGACGGTGGCACAAACCGTTAACATTCCCGATGCCAACCTGCGTGCGGCAATTGCGACAGCTTTAGGTAAAGCACAGGGGGACACAATTACGGTGGAGGAGATGGCGACGTTGAGGGACCTTGAGGCGCATAACGCTGGCATACGTAATTTGACAGGACTCGCATTTGCAACAAATTTGGAAGAGATAAGATGCAATAATAATTTGATATCCGATCTATCACCACTTACTGGCTTGATCAATCTGCGTGTTATAGAATTGCGGGACAACGTGATAAGTGATTTGTCACCGCTCGCCGGATTAATCAATTTGGAGTGGCTAATTTTTACACGTAATTCAATATCTGATCTCTCCCCAATTGAAGAATTGATCAATTTGTTCGGTTTAGCTGTTGAGGATAATTTGATATCTAACCTCTCTCCGATTTCTGGGTTAGTAAAACTTGAAAGGATATGGCTGCACGAAAACCCACCAATTGATCTCTCCCCGCTCGCCGGATTAATCAGCCTAAGAACCATTAACTCTTGGGGGACCCCCATCATATCAGATCTTTCTCCCTTGGCAAAGTTACCAAAATTGCAGGTTATAGATATTTGTGGTGGAGAGATATCGGACCTCTCTCCATTGGCAAGCGCAACAGGATTGAAAGAATTATCCTTTGCTGGCAATGAGATATGGGATCTGTCACCCTTGGTGAACCTAACGGGGTTGACGCGTCTGAATCTGGAAAATAACGAAATAGAAGATGTATCACCGCTCGCCGGATTAACCAACTTGACTTCGCTAAACCTTGAAAACAATGAAATATTGGACTTTTCGCCTTTAGATGCCTTGCCTAAAAATATACATATCATTCGGCATAACAACCCCGGATTCACACCCGCGGCACCGAAAATAGAGGGACCGTGGCTGTGGGTTATTGCACCGACAGATGGAATGTCCGGTTCAGACGCTGCTGCTTCTGGGAGAGATTTTCTGGCAGAAGTCAGCGGTGGTGAAGTAACAGAGTTGGTGATCGCTACAGGAGGGGCGGTGGTAGGTGAACCAGTTGGGAATAAAGTCTGGACAGTTGGTGAGCTCTCTCGGAGAGGTGGCAATAACATAAATGATATGGTGAACGCTACGGCTTTGGGATTGGGTGATATAAATCATCATGTAGCGTACGGATCAATTACCGTCGAATCACTGAGCCAACAGCGCACAAGGATGTTTGTCGGTAGTGGTGATGCTGTTAAGGTTTGGCTCAACGGTGTTTTGGTTCACAACGAACCTGTAGATCGGGACGCTGACGATTATCAGGAGAGTTTTCCTGTCACATTAGAGCGGGGAACAAATATCTTGTTAGTCGCTGTCTACGAGGGTGAAGGCTGGTGGAGCGGTTTTTTTGGGTTTGATACCGGCGCGGAATTCACAGTATACTTACCGGGGCCTTCATTTGTGTTGGATACGCCGCGTGTTGCCGATATAAATGAAGATGGAAAAGTGACCATTCTGGACCTGATCTTGGTCGCTCGCGACTTCGGAAACAGTAAACTTGCTAACCCGCGAACCGATGTAAACGGTGATGGAAAGGTCAATATATCGGACCTGACCCTTGTGGCACAAAGTATGGACGCAGATGCGGGGAACGCGGGGCCCTCTGCCGTTGCTATGAACGGTGCGATTTCTCCGGTGATCATACAGGCGTGGATAGGACAGGCGCAGATTGAAAGCGATGGTTCGCTTGCTTTTCAAAAGGGGATTGCGAACCTCCGACGGCTTTTAGAGACGTTAATCCCAAAGCAGACGGCATTGCTTGCGAACTATCCGAACCCGTTTAACCCGGAGATATGGATACCGTATCAACTCGCTGCACCTACCAAAGTCACTTTACAGATTTTTACAGTGAACGGCGGATTGGTTCGGACGTTAGACTTAGGACACCAACCCGCGGGCGTGTATCAGCACCGAAGTCGTGCGGCGTACTGGGATGGTCGTAACCAACTCGGTGAACCTGTAGCGAGTGGTGTGTATTTCTATACGCTCACTGCAGGCGATTTCACAGCCACGCGCAAGATGCTAATAGCGAAATAG
- a CDS encoding leucine-rich repeat domain-containing protein has product MMKTGKYLGPHIHGLCYTLIILTFILVGFGIAQAQENLAQEAYAIFQQNCLGCHGEHGAFTEDLVIDRAALIASGTIVPRNPNASEFLDRLIEDTPEKPRMPWGQPALSVDAIQTIRLWIQAGAPDWEVQYDINFITTDAMLDTIQAHLEGLSAFDRPSARYFTLTHLYNAGESPEALDAYKIALSKLVNSLSWGFDVINPQPIDLQETIFYIDLRHYEWDVRNEAWTQIEREYPYSIDFDPETQAGLHEKLTHLRTEMACEVPFIHVDWFLANASLPPLYHDILDLPETDRELEQQLEVNVTRNIDSAPGFRVWRAGFNDSGVSNNNRVVERHTSRYGAYWKSYDFAGSVGPQNIFTHPLTFRHDGGEVVFNLPNGLQGYYISDASGNRIDEAPTTIVSNPAASNPAVRNGLSCIGCHTEGMKTFEDEVRAVIMKSPAGPVKDQGLRLYVEQSVMDDLVAEDTERYRAALEKTGGVFGGIEPVHRFYEEFQGPVDASHAAAAVGLETEAFLEKIRENPSLQRLGLSALESENGDVKRDAWTSNFTEVISALNSPDDITTQPVEPVPDLRPGDLVSIPDPNLRTVIEELLGKAAGSPITAEEMSRLTRIDADDAGISNLIGLEAATKLERIEFRNNSISDLTPLAGLTRLNNIKLQGNRITNVSPLAGLVNVDWLGLEENEITNLSPLKGLIKLNGIGISGNPISDVSPLASLISLERINAWNTPISDFSTLAGARRLRWIEFGNNNFVSALPSLKGLRSLRRLEINNCNISDLTPLAEFTQLEWLELVNNLIADITPLRNLRGLEHLNLDANIIEDVSPLAQLTRLELLYLENNNISDVSPLTGLTKLERLDLRNNSVSDFSPLEGLPDETFVRMSGNPGFPSGGSKITGPWLWAIVPGTRLNENTDFLARATGGAATELKVAANGAKEGKAVGNSVWTLHRLSATGGNNINRMTDALGWGTGEEIYDHIVYGSVVLDAPEEQETTMLVGSSDAVKVWLNGELVHKAFVERGSGDYQDFYAVTLKQGKNVLLVALDNHGHGSFSGFFGFAPDAKYTVFQPGINFFFSSDTARYEVEETFTLHLNIENVSDLGGWQADIVFDPAVLRADKVNEGNFLKEDDEPPFFDAGTINNKTGRITGLKAVRISQDRRIGRQGILLTIEFTVIGSGESRLTLDNFEVGSRRGEMIPIITPEIVIVVEGDGPTKPAWDVNQDGQVNVLDLILVAQYLGGDAASNPRADVNGDGIINILDLIVVAQHFGESTEAAAPFSVSAIETLDLDPAIVQEWIAQARVENDGSLAHQQGIENLQRLLASLLPEETALLANYPNPFNPETWIPYHLAVPTDVTVHIYGAGGTLIRTLALGHQAVGVYESRTRAAYWDGKNEVGESVASGVYFYTLTAGNFTATRKMLIMK; this is encoded by the coding sequence ATGATGAAAACCGGAAAATACCTCGGACCACACATACACGGTTTGTGCTATACTTTAATTATCTTAACCTTCATCCTGGTGGGATTTGGAATCGCACAAGCGCAAGAAAATCTCGCGCAAGAGGCGTATGCGATCTTTCAACAAAACTGCCTCGGTTGCCATGGTGAACACGGTGCTTTTACGGAAGATCTCGTCATTGATCGCGCCGCACTCATTGCTTCTGGGACGATTGTTCCGAGGAATCCGAATGCTTCCGAGTTCTTAGATCGGTTAATTGAAGATACGCCGGAAAAACCGAGAATGCCGTGGGGACAACCCGCTTTGTCGGTTGATGCGATTCAGACGATTCGGCTTTGGATTCAAGCAGGCGCGCCGGATTGGGAGGTGCAGTATGATATTAACTTCATAACGACCGATGCAATGCTTGATACCATTCAAGCGCATCTTGAGGGGCTTTCGGCATTTGATCGTCCATCAGCTCGCTACTTCACACTCACGCATCTCTATAATGCTGGCGAAAGTCCGGAAGCACTTGATGCCTATAAGATCGCACTCTCGAAACTCGTCAACAGTCTCTCTTGGGGTTTTGATGTCATTAACCCCCAGCCCATTGATCTCCAAGAGACGATCTTTTACATTGATCTGCGCCACTACGAATGGGATGTTAGAAACGAAGCGTGGACGCAGATTGAACGGGAATATCCCTACAGCATTGACTTTGATCCAGAGACGCAAGCAGGTCTCCACGAAAAGTTGACGCATTTGCGTACAGAGATGGCTTGCGAAGTGCCGTTTATTCATGTGGATTGGTTCCTTGCGAATGCGTCGTTGCCACCACTTTACCACGATATTCTGGACCTCCCCGAGACGGATCGGGAGTTAGAACAACAGTTGGAAGTCAATGTTACGAGAAATATTGACAGTGCGCCGGGTTTTCGTGTCTGGCGTGCGGGTTTCAACGATTCGGGGGTTTCAAATAACAATCGCGTCGTAGAACGGCACACCTCGCGATACGGTGCGTATTGGAAAAGTTACGATTTTGCGGGCAGTGTAGGTCCACAGAATATCTTTACGCATCCATTGACTTTCAGACACGACGGTGGTGAGGTGGTGTTCAATCTACCGAACGGTTTGCAGGGGTATTATATCTCCGATGCGTCTGGGAATCGGATAGATGAGGCACCGACGACCATCGTTTCGAATCCTGCGGCGAGCAACCCGGCTGTTCGGAATGGTCTCTCTTGTATCGGTTGCCATACAGAAGGGATGAAGACGTTTGAGGATGAGGTGCGCGCTGTTATCATGAAATCACCTGCTGGCCCGGTGAAAGATCAGGGATTGCGTCTGTATGTGGAGCAGTCAGTGATGGATGATCTTGTGGCAGAGGATACAGAACGTTATAGGGCGGCACTCGAAAAGACCGGCGGCGTATTTGGAGGTATTGAGCCGGTGCATCGTTTCTACGAGGAATTTCAAGGTCCCGTGGACGCATCACACGCTGCCGCTGCTGTCGGTTTAGAGACTGAGGCATTCCTTGAAAAAATTCGTGAGAATCCGAGTTTGCAACGTTTAGGCTTGTCGGCATTGGAAAGCGAAAATGGAGATGTGAAGCGCGATGCTTGGACTTCTAACTTTACCGAAGTGATTTCCGCACTGAATTCACCTGACGACATCACAACACAGCCAGTCGAGCCAGTGCCGGACCTACGCCCTGGTGATTTGGTTTCTATCCCCGATCCGAACCTACGTACTGTAATTGAGGAATTACTGGGTAAAGCCGCGGGGTCTCCGATTACAGCGGAGGAGATGTCAAGATTGACGCGGATTGATGCCGATGATGCAGGGATTAGCAATTTGATCGGTCTTGAGGCTGCGACAAAACTGGAACGGATAGAATTTCGCAACAATTCTATATCCGATCTCACTCCCTTGGCTGGATTGACCCGGTTAAATAACATCAAGCTACAAGGTAACAGGATCACCAACGTATCCCCGCTTGCTGGATTAGTTAACGTGGACTGGTTGGGACTTGAGGAGAACGAGATAACAAATTTATCGCCGCTGAAGGGATTAATAAAATTAAATGGGATAGGGATCTCCGGCAACCCAATATCGGATGTATCGCCGCTTGCCAGCTTAATCAGTTTAGAACGCATAAATGCTTGGAATACACCAATATCAGACTTCTCTACTTTGGCGGGCGCGCGGAGACTGCGATGGATAGAATTTGGAAATAACAACTTTGTATCGGCACTGCCATCTCTGAAGGGATTGCGGAGTCTGAGACGGTTGGAAATTAACAACTGCAATATCTCAGATCTTACCCCCTTAGCGGAGTTTACCCAACTGGAATGGTTGGAATTAGTGAATAACTTGATAGCTGATATAACGCCGTTGCGGAATTTAAGGGGTTTAGAACATCTGAATCTTGATGCTAACATTATCGAAGATGTATCGCCACTTGCGCAGTTAACGCGATTGGAGTTGCTGTACCTTGAAAACAACAACATCTCGGATGTATCGCCGTTGACGGGGTTGACTAAATTAGAACGGTTAGATCTTCGGAATAATTCCGTATCCGACTTTTCACCTTTAGAAGGGTTACCGGATGAAACCTTTGTTCGGATGTCTGGTAACCCGGGTTTCCCATCTGGCGGTTCAAAAATAACGGGGCCGTGGTTATGGGCGATAGTTCCAGGAACGCGCCTCAACGAAAACACAGATTTTCTGGCGCGAGCAACAGGCGGGGCAGCGACAGAACTGAAGGTGGCTGCCAACGGTGCGAAGGAAGGGAAAGCTGTCGGAAACAGTGTCTGGACGCTTCACAGGCTTTCCGCTACCGGTGGGAATAACATAAACCGAATGACAGATGCCCTCGGTTGGGGAACAGGTGAGGAGATATATGATCATATCGTTTACGGTTCTGTGGTTTTAGATGCTCCGGAGGAACAGGAGACGACAATGCTCGTCGGCAGCAGTGATGCCGTCAAAGTTTGGCTCAACGGTGAGTTGGTTCACAAAGCATTCGTTGAACGTGGATCTGGCGATTACCAGGATTTTTATGCTGTCACGCTGAAACAAGGTAAAAATGTTTTATTAGTTGCCCTTGACAATCACGGACATGGGAGTTTTAGCGGGTTCTTTGGGTTCGCACCTGACGCGAAATATACCGTGTTCCAACCGGGTATCAACTTCTTTTTTTCCTCAGATACAGCACGCTATGAGGTTGAAGAGACGTTCACCCTCCATCTGAATATAGAAAACGTTTCCGATTTAGGTGGTTGGCAAGCGGATATCGTATTTGACCCCGCTGTGCTAAGAGCAGATAAAGTGAACGAGGGCAATTTTCTGAAAGAGGATGACGAACCGCCTTTCTTTGATGCTGGTACGATTAATAACAAAACTGGTCGAATCACCGGTTTAAAGGCAGTACGCATCTCTCAAGATAGGCGAATCGGTCGGCAAGGCATACTGCTCACGATAGAATTCACTGTCATTGGTAGTGGAGAGAGTCGATTAACGTTGGATAATTTTGAGGTGGGGTCTCGCAGAGGAGAGATGATCCCGATTATTACGCCAGAAATTGTCATTGTTGTGGAAGGAGACGGACCTACTAAACCCGCGTGGGATGTGAATCAAGATGGTCAAGTGAACGTTCTGGATCTAATTCTGGTGGCACAATATTTAGGTGGAGATGCCGCCAGCAACCCACGAGCAGATGTGAACGGCGATGGAATTATCAACATTTTGGATCTCATCGTTGTCGCACAACATTTCGGGGAATCAACCGAGGCGGCTGCACCTTTTAGTGTGTCTGCTATAGAAACCTTGGACTTAGACCCGGCAATCGTTCAAGAATGGATAGCGCAGGCACGGGTTGAAAATGACGGATCGCTTGCCCACCAGCAAGGCATCGAAAACCTCCAGCGGCTTTTAGCATCGTTACTCCCAGAAGAGACGGCGTTGCTTGCGAACTATCCGAATCCGTTTAACCCAGAGACGTGGATACCGTATCACCTCGCGGTGCCTACGGATGTGACAGTGCATATCTACGGAGCAGGAGGCACCTTGATTCGGACGTTGGCGTTAGGGCATCAGGCTGTCGGCGTCTATGAGAGTCGTACCCGTGCAGCGTATTGGGATGGGAAAAACGAGGTCGGGGAGTCTGTTGCGAGCGGTGTCTATTTTTATACCCTAACGGCTGGTAATTTCACTGCTACTCGGAAAATGCTAATAATGAAATAA
- a CDS encoding leucine-rich repeat domain-containing protein: MVLRKRKHIFVYILTFCTTLCFLFPLTTMAQTVNIPDANLRAAIEEALGKTSGATIMAEEMLTLTHFEAVNRNINDLTGIGAATNLERLELNHNLISDISPLVGLVRLHRLGLEDNAISDLTPLAGLISLERLHFAHNAVSDLSALTGLINLRGLGISDNLIIDLSPLAGLIKLEGISMSENPPADLSPLSGLTNLVHFHSWGTPILDLAPLAKLPKLAEINICGGEISDLSPLKDATRLKELYFAGNEISDLSPLANLTGLTRLSLKHNEVSDVSPLASLPGLTWLDLNDNAILDVSPLASLPSLTWLDLSNNAISDVSSLASSPNLTWLGLTGNAIADVSSLDRFSESTSISHSDFINSTFPEAGPKIVGPWLWVIVPGARLDHTDLLAKASNGKVTEVKVATFGATEGKFVGNSEWTLHELAPTGGDNLNQMTDALGWGSGSEVYDHVVYGSVTLDSPREQDTTMLVGSNDEVKVWINGEVVHYNPVIRGAGDFQDAFPVTLKQGPNVLLVAVDNRGHGAFSGFFGFAEDAEYTLNHPDKKITIEVPAYDVNKDGIISILDIILVGQDFGKANPANARTDVNADGRVNISDLILVAGHLGELSGISAAPSVIAMDAMKLDPTMIQAWIAQAKVENDGSLVFQQGIANLQRLLALLTPQKTALLANYPNPFNPETWIPYQLAQESDVRIHIHAVNGALIRTLDLGHQPAGVYQHRSRAAYWDGRNQLGEPVASGVYFYTLTAGDFTATRKMLIQK, from the coding sequence ATGGTACTCAGGAAAAGAAAACACATTTTTGTTTACATACTCACCTTCTGTACAACGCTCTGCTTTTTGTTTCCACTGACGACGATGGCACAGACTGTTAACATCCCCGATGCAAACCTACGCGCTGCGATTGAAGAGGCACTTGGTAAAACATCAGGTGCCACAATTATGGCAGAGGAGATGTTGACATTGACCCACTTTGAAGCAGTTAACAGAAACATTAACGATTTGACGGGGATTGGGGCTGCAACAAATCTGGAAAGACTGGAACTCAACCACAATTTAATATCTGATATATCACCGCTCGTGGGATTGGTCAGGCTACATAGGTTGGGTTTGGAAGATAACGCTATATCCGACCTCACGCCCCTCGCCGGATTAATCAGCTTGGAAAGGCTACATTTCGCGCATAATGCGGTATCTGATCTCTCCGCGCTCACCGGATTAATCAACTTGAGAGGACTTGGTATTTCAGATAACTTGATAATTGACTTATCTCCCCTCGCTGGTTTAATAAAGCTTGAAGGGATATCAATGAGCGAGAACCCACCAGCTGATCTCTCACCGCTTTCAGGGTTAACCAACTTGGTCCACTTTCACTCTTGGGGCACCCCAATATTAGACCTCGCCCCGTTGGCAAAATTGCCAAAGTTGGCGGAGATAAATATTTGCGGTGGGGAGATATCGGATCTCTCTCCCTTGAAGGACGCAACGAGACTCAAGGAGTTGTATTTTGCTGGTAACGAAATATCGGATCTTTCTCCCTTGGCAAATTTAACAGGTTTAACACGTTTGAGTCTTAAACATAATGAGGTATCAGATGTATCTCCACTCGCATCTTTGCCAGGTTTGACATGGTTAGACCTCAACGACAACGCGATATTGGATGTATCTCCGCTTGCGTCTTTGCCGAGCTTGACATGGTTAGACCTAAGCAACAATGCGATATCGGATGTATCGTCGCTTGCTTCTTCGCCTAACTTGACGTGGTTAGGGCTTACTGGCAATGCCATAGCAGACGTATCCAGTTTGGACAGATTTTCCGAGAGCACATCAATCTCGCACTCAGATTTCATTAACTCCACCTTCCCGGAAGCCGGTCCAAAGATAGTCGGACCCTGGTTGTGGGTGATTGTGCCTGGGGCACGCCTTGACCACACAGACCTGTTGGCAAAGGCGAGCAACGGCAAGGTTACAGAGGTAAAGGTGGCGACCTTTGGCGCGACGGAAGGAAAATTCGTCGGCAATAGTGAGTGGACATTACACGAACTCGCCCCCACAGGTGGAGACAACCTCAACCAAATGACAGATGCCCTCGGTTGGGGATCAGGTTCTGAGGTATATGACCATGTCGTTTACGGTTCCGTCACATTGGATTCACCGCGTGAACAGGACACAACGATGCTTGTCGGGAGTAATGATGAAGTAAAAGTCTGGATTAACGGAGAGGTGGTCCACTATAACCCTGTGATCCGGGGTGCTGGCGACTTCCAAGATGCGTTCCCCGTCACTCTGAAACAGGGACCAAACGTCTTGTTAGTTGCTGTTGACAATCGCGGGCACGGGGCTTTTAGTGGGTTTTTTGGTTTCGCCGAAGACGCGGAATATACGCTGAACCACCCTGATAAGAAAATCACAATCGAAGTGCCAGCTTATGATGTGAATAAAGATGGGATAATAAGCATTCTGGATATCATTCTGGTAGGACAAGACTTCGGAAAAGCCAACCCTGCCAACGCACGCACGGACGTGAACGCGGATGGAAGAGTCAACATCTCTGATCTCATCCTCGTGGCCGGACACCTCGGCGAACTCAGCGGAATTTCTGCTGCACCCTCTGTCATCGCTATGGATGCTATGAAATTAGATCCAACGATGATACAAGCATGGATAGCGCAGGCAAAAGTAGAAAATGATGGTTCGCTTGTGTTCCAACAGGGGATCGCAAATCTTCAACGGCTTTTAGCGTTGTTGACGCCACAGAAAACAGCACTGCTTGCGAACTACCCAAATCCGTTCAACCCGGAGACATGGATTCCATATCAGTTAGCGCAAGAAAGTGATGTACGTATTCACATCCATGCTGTAAATGGTGCTTTGATTCGGACGTTAGACTTAGGGCATCAACCGGCGGGCGTATATCAGCACCGAAGTCGTGCGGCGTATTGGGACGGTCGCAACCAACTCGGTGAACCTGTAGCGAGTGGTGTGTATTTCTACACGCTCACTGCAGGCGATTTCACAGCCACGCGCAAAATGCTGATACAGAAGTAG